The proteins below come from a single Natrinema sp. SYSU A 869 genomic window:
- a CDS encoding helix-turn-helix domain-containing protein, with protein MARLFPFRSDTAAKEGQPRVVDLEGEDADAVFGALSSTTAREIYSYLDDEPGTPSDIADAIDSSIQNVRYHLKNLEDAGLVEVVDTWYSSRGNEMSVYATTDGPLIVTSNESRATQLKEALSRLIGGIGVLAGGSLLVQYAMTQWLAPTGTEATANGGAQPTGSESGPQPTEPDDEHDSETLQRTDDAAEDGSSSDLTEQGGSDDIGAADAETPDHGSADGASGGDAGAADPTGDPGTTDPTLDPDNETIQNATNGGAEAIDTVFGTVPPGLLFFLGGLVVLLAIAIYWYWYRPTY; from the coding sequence ATGGCCCGTCTCTTCCCCTTTCGCTCCGACACGGCCGCCAAAGAGGGCCAACCCCGTGTCGTCGACCTCGAGGGCGAGGACGCTGACGCGGTGTTCGGCGCGCTCTCCTCGACGACGGCTCGGGAGATCTACTCGTATCTCGACGACGAACCCGGCACGCCCAGTGACATCGCCGATGCGATCGACTCCTCGATCCAGAACGTCCGATATCACCTAAAGAACCTTGAGGACGCCGGCCTCGTCGAGGTCGTCGACACCTGGTACTCCTCGCGTGGCAACGAGATGAGCGTCTACGCGACGACCGACGGGCCGCTGATCGTGACGAGCAACGAGTCGCGGGCGACCCAGCTGAAGGAGGCGCTCTCGCGGTTGATCGGCGGGATCGGCGTGTTGGCCGGCGGCAGTCTGCTGGTCCAGTACGCGATGACGCAGTGGCTCGCGCCGACCGGAACGGAAGCGACGGCGAACGGCGGCGCGCAGCCAACTGGGTCAGAGAGCGGACCGCAACCGACAGAACCGGACGATGAACATGACAGCGAGACGCTTCAGAGGACCGACGACGCAGCGGAGGACGGCTCGAGCTCGGACTTGACCGAACAAGGCGGGAGCGACGATATCGGTGCTGCGGACGCCGAAACGCCGGACCACGGCTCAGCTGACGGTGCCAGTGGCGGCGATGCGGGGGCGGCGGACCCGACCGGTGATCCGGGGACGACGGATCCAACGTTGGACCCTGACAACGAGACGATCCAGAACGCTACCAACGGCGGCGCGGAGGCGATAGACACGGTGTTCGGAACCGTCCCGCCGGGACTGCTCTTCTTCCTCGGCGGACTGGTCGTTCTTCTCGCGATCGCGATCTACTGGTACTGGTATCGGCCGACGTATTGA
- a CDS encoding DUF3311 domain-containing protein yields the protein MRRNELGLWTVVGLVLAGLAIPWFLWGSSTVVAGLPVWLWWHVGWMGLASIVFWLFTQRAWGIGIEPDESDGSPRDRGAVRPEHTRDGRPGGDSP from the coding sequence ATGCGCCGAAACGAATTGGGGCTCTGGACCGTCGTCGGACTCGTCCTCGCTGGACTCGCGATTCCGTGGTTCTTATGGGGGTCGTCGACCGTCGTCGCCGGACTTCCGGTCTGGCTGTGGTGGCACGTCGGCTGGATGGGTCTCGCATCGATCGTCTTTTGGCTGTTCACGCAGCGCGCCTGGGGGATCGGCATCGAGCCCGATGAGAGTGATGGCAGCCCACGCGACCGGGGAGCGGTTCGACCCGAGCACACTCGAGACGGACGACCCGGAGGTGACTCGCCGTGA
- a CDS encoding DUF6293 family protein yields the protein MQTHIVPVGFDYDRLIAPLVRDQIDVDSVILLEGAVGSEANVEYSRHLSKKLETDFKNLLGAETERFVLEDVYDYDDAFEQAYELITAELDAGNEVWVNVAAMPRTVSFAFANAAHSLMVERQEDREGIHTYYTAPEKYLETELAEELREQIALLEDLRGGDDGTDDGRLESRLETARDLLAEFDERGTTIGAKEIDGKHIVELPVASFSNVKPFEELILYKLGEDGEFDSVSELAESLARELNEEYTDSFRSKVIYNVDRLGPGGKGYIEREEHGKSYRTRLSRIGELWVRAHSDNETGD from the coding sequence ATGCAAACCCACATCGTCCCGGTCGGCTTCGACTACGACCGGCTGATCGCACCCCTGGTACGCGATCAGATCGACGTTGACAGCGTCATCTTACTCGAGGGCGCGGTCGGCAGTGAGGCCAACGTCGAGTACTCCCGGCATCTCTCGAAGAAACTCGAGACGGACTTCAAGAACCTGTTGGGGGCCGAGACCGAGCGGTTCGTTCTCGAGGATGTCTACGACTATGACGACGCCTTCGAGCAGGCCTATGAACTCATCACCGCAGAACTCGACGCCGGCAACGAGGTCTGGGTCAACGTCGCCGCGATGCCCCGGACCGTGAGCTTCGCCTTCGCCAACGCCGCCCACTCGCTGATGGTCGAACGGCAGGAGGACCGCGAGGGGATCCACACCTACTACACCGCCCCCGAGAAGTACTTAGAGACCGAACTCGCGGAGGAACTACGCGAACAGATCGCCCTGCTCGAGGACCTCCGCGGTGGGGACGACGGGACCGACGACGGCCGCCTCGAGAGCCGTCTGGAGACCGCTCGCGACCTATTAGCCGAGTTCGACGAGCGGGGGACGACTATCGGTGCGAAGGAAATTGACGGCAAGCATATCGTCGAGTTGCCGGTCGCTTCCTTCTCGAACGTCAAGCCCTTCGAGGAGCTGATTCTCTACAAACTCGGCGAGGACGGCGAATTCGATTCCGTCTCGGAACTCGCCGAGTCGTTGGCCCGCGAGTTGAACGAGGAGTACACCGACAGTTTCCGCTCGAAGGTTATCTACAACGTCGATCGGCTGGGCCCCGGCGGGAAGGGCTACATCGAGCGCGAGGAACACGGTAAGTCCTACCGAACCCGACTCTCGCGAATCGGCGAACTGTGGGTGCGGGCCCACTCGGATAACGAGACCGGCGACTAG
- a CDS encoding sodium:solute symporter family protein gives MRAVTLQLSIIVGYLLIALAVGLVAYRLTDRTAEDFYLASRTLGTVVLLFTTFATLLSAFTFFAGPNIAYARGPEWILVMGLMDGIIFAVLWYVIGYKQWLLGQQYGYVTLGEMLGDRFGSRWLRGLIAGVSLLWLFPYVMLQQVGAGTALEALTAGAVPYAAGAGLITAFMILYVVVAGMRGIAWTDTLQGAFMLITTWVAVLWVLAAVGGPGAATDALASNPETGGFLSLGSDYYTVPWMLSTAITIGFGVAMFPQVNQRFFVAGSKTVLKRSFALWPILCVLLFVPSFMLGAWAAGLEVAVPEGANVLPLVLAEYTPTWFAALVIAGAMAAMMSSSDSMLLSGSSYFTRDIYRPFIEQDLSDRREDLLARGGVVIFATAAFIVSLFQPATLFDIGNAAFSGFAQLALPVLLALYWRTITRAGITAGVLVSQTFYLSSLFLAIVPDSYAGWSAGLVGMGLGLVITVAVSLVTSPAAAERRAIYFDRLGAD, from the coding sequence GTGAGGGCGGTCACGCTCCAACTCTCGATTATCGTCGGCTACCTCCTGATCGCCCTCGCGGTCGGGCTGGTCGCCTACCGGCTGACTGACCGCACGGCCGAGGACTTCTACCTCGCGAGCCGAACGCTCGGCACGGTCGTCCTCCTCTTTACCACCTTCGCGACGCTGCTATCGGCGTTTACCTTCTTCGCCGGGCCGAACATCGCCTACGCGCGGGGGCCCGAGTGGATCCTGGTCATGGGGCTGATGGACGGCATTATCTTCGCCGTCCTCTGGTACGTCATCGGCTACAAACAGTGGCTCCTCGGCCAACAGTACGGGTACGTGACCCTCGGCGAGATGCTGGGCGACCGCTTCGGCTCGCGGTGGCTCCGCGGGCTCATCGCCGGCGTCAGCCTCTTGTGGCTCTTCCCATACGTCATGCTCCAGCAGGTCGGAGCCGGCACCGCTCTCGAGGCCCTGACTGCGGGCGCTGTTCCCTACGCCGCCGGAGCCGGGCTGATCACCGCGTTCATGATCCTCTACGTCGTCGTCGCCGGGATGCGCGGGATCGCCTGGACTGACACGCTGCAGGGCGCGTTCATGCTCATCACGACCTGGGTCGCCGTGCTGTGGGTGCTTGCGGCCGTTGGCGGGCCCGGCGCTGCGACGGACGCCCTCGCGTCGAACCCCGAAACCGGCGGCTTCCTCTCGCTAGGGAGTGACTACTACACGGTCCCGTGGATGCTCTCGACGGCGATCACGATCGGCTTCGGCGTCGCGATGTTCCCGCAGGTCAACCAGCGCTTCTTCGTTGCAGGCTCGAAAACGGTTCTCAAGCGCTCCTTCGCCCTCTGGCCGATCCTCTGTGTCCTGCTGTTCGTCCCCTCGTTCATGCTCGGCGCGTGGGCGGCCGGCCTCGAGGTCGCGGTTCCAGAGGGAGCGAACGTCCTCCCGCTGGTCCTCGCGGAGTACACGCCGACCTGGTTCGCCGCACTCGTCATCGCCGGCGCGATGGCCGCGATGATGTCCTCTTCGGACTCGATGCTGCTGTCAGGCTCGTCGTACTTCACGCGAGATATCTATCGTCCGTTTATCGAGCAGGACCTCTCCGACCGCCGAGAGGATCTGCTGGCCCGTGGCGGGGTCGTGATCTTCGCCACTGCTGCGTTCATCGTCAGTCTGTTCCAGCCCGCGACACTGTTCGATATCGGCAACGCGGCCTTCAGCGGCTTCGCTCAGCTCGCGTTGCCGGTCCTGCTCGCGCTCTACTGGCGCACGATTACGCGAGCGGGAATCACTGCAGGGGTACTGGTGAGCCAAACCTTCTATCTCTCGAGTCTCTTCCTCGCTATCGTCCCGGACTCCTACGCCGGCTGGTCGGCCGGCCTCGTCGGGATGGGACTCGGGCTCGTCATCACCGTCGCCGTCTCACTGGTGACCTCGCCGGCGGCCGCCGAGCGGCGCGCGATCTACTTTGACCGGCTTGGCGCTGATTGA